The following proteins are encoded in a genomic region of Pikeienuella piscinae:
- a CDS encoding DUF3095 domain-containing protein, translating into MDPEASAAFFDALPLRERFDDLARPGAYSPMPDDWLVGAADIEGSTALIRSGAYKTVNTIGAAVISAQINAHAGLAFPYVFGGDGAVFAVPPREAETARAALGATRRWALAEFGVTLRAAAATVAEIRAEGREVAVARYRASRGADYAMFSGGGVSWLEAEMKAGRFEAPIAPEGARPDLTGLSCRWTPMEARFGKILSLVVLPSPDADPSEVAATLGELIAIEEELERTGNPIPQTGPSYRWPPEGLELEAKASRGDKPLWKRKAQLWFETLLALFFFRTGMKAGEFDPGHYCRVTAANVDFRKFDDGLKMTIDCDPETRKRIGALLDRAAERGLLRYGLFEQDAAIMTCIVPSITEDDHVHFVDGAAGGYTAAATMIKAGGA; encoded by the coding sequence ATGGATCCAGAAGCCAGCGCCGCCTTTTTCGACGCCCTGCCGCTGCGCGAACGATTCGACGATCTTGCGCGCCCCGGAGCGTATTCGCCGATGCCAGACGACTGGCTGGTCGGGGCCGCGGATATCGAGGGCTCGACCGCGCTGATCCGGAGCGGCGCGTACAAGACTGTGAACACCATCGGCGCGGCGGTGATCTCGGCGCAGATCAACGCGCATGCCGGGCTCGCCTTTCCTTATGTTTTCGGCGGCGACGGCGCGGTCTTCGCCGTTCCGCCACGCGAGGCCGAGACGGCGCGCGCCGCGCTCGGCGCCACGCGCCGCTGGGCGCTGGCGGAGTTCGGCGTCACGCTTCGCGCCGCGGCGGCGACGGTGGCGGAGATCAGGGCCGAAGGCCGCGAAGTGGCCGTCGCGCGCTATCGCGCCTCGCGCGGCGCGGACTACGCGATGTTTTCCGGCGGCGGCGTCTCCTGGCTGGAGGCGGAGATGAAGGCCGGCCGCTTCGAGGCGCCGATAGCGCCCGAGGGCGCGCGCCCCGATCTCACCGGGCTTTCCTGCCGCTGGACGCCGATGGAGGCCCGGTTCGGCAAGATCCTCTCGCTGGTCGTTCTGCCGTCGCCGGATGCGGACCCGAGCGAAGTCGCGGCCACGCTCGGCGAGCTGATCGCGATCGAAGAGGAACTGGAGCGGACCGGGAACCCCATCCCCCAGACAGGCCCGTCCTACCGCTGGCCGCCAGAGGGGCTGGAGCTGGAGGCGAAAGCGAGCCGGGGCGACAAACCGCTCTGGAAACGAAAGGCGCAACTCTGGTTCGAAACACTGCTCGCCCTTTTCTTCTTTCGCACCGGCATGAAGGCGGGTGAATTCGACCCCGGACATTACTGCCGCGTCACCGCCGCGAACGTCGATTTCCGGAAATTCGACGACGGGTTGAAGATGACGATCGACTGCGATCCGGAAACGCGCAAGCGGATCGGGGCGCTGCTGGATCGGGCGGCGGAAAGGGGCCTTCTCCGCTACGGGCTTTTCGAACAGGACGCCGCGATCATGACCTGCATCGTTCCCTCCATCACCGAGGACGACCATGTCCATTTCGTCGATGGCGCAGCGGGCGGCTACACGGCGGCCGCGACGATGATAAAGGCCGGCGGCGCCTGA
- a CDS encoding peptidoglycan -binding protein, producing the protein MAVGRLSDRARTSAAIWPGFVDAMTALLLVLMFVLSIFMIVQFVLRMQLTGQETLIEIQEDRIGELNAQLSSLSNVLAMEVTRGEDLDRELNVARATLIDREGEIDRLGGVVAGLNEEKAALQNRVASFETQVASLLAERAKLEDNVAALETARDAEIDAKEALNLALAKAREEIDAEAEAARRAAAEREALEALVASLKDEKAEGEAAISKLKAEDAANLALIAALEGERDEGRERIAELEAAREAAANDAAANAEARDAALARVGELTAELNEEERLRLASLAAAEALRRKLRDADAELTSMTLALEEKRRQAEETLTLLAAAEAAKRELEAARDDLNAELSEQEKAKEREKALLALARSRLAERETEVSEQAKALALLNEQAAELRAQLGQLSAQLGASEAKDRESEAEIANLGARLNAALAREVQLKAREAERLKAENESLESYRSEFFGEMRKALGDRRDIRIVGDRFIFQSEVLFDTGSAELGFEGRAELSNLGGALREVIDRIPDGIDWLLVVEGHTDDVPISGGRFRDNWELSQARALSVVRFLTEFEDVPAERLAALGYGQFQPLDTRDTPEARARNRRIELKFTERPPRGG; encoded by the coding sequence ATGGCGGTCGGCCGGCTTTCCGACCGGGCGAGGACCAGCGCCGCGATATGGCCAGGTTTCGTCGACGCGATGACGGCGCTTCTGCTGGTGCTGATGTTCGTGCTGTCGATCTTCATGATCGTCCAGTTCGTGCTTCGCATGCAGCTCACCGGCCAGGAGACGCTGATCGAGATTCAGGAAGACAGGATCGGCGAGCTGAACGCCCAGCTCTCCTCGCTCTCGAACGTGCTGGCGATGGAAGTGACGCGGGGCGAGGATCTCGACCGTGAACTGAACGTCGCGCGCGCCACGCTGATCGACCGCGAGGGAGAGATCGACCGGCTCGGGGGCGTGGTCGCCGGATTGAACGAAGAGAAGGCGGCGCTGCAGAACCGCGTGGCGAGCTTCGAGACGCAGGTCGCCTCGCTGCTGGCGGAGCGCGCGAAGCTGGAGGATAACGTCGCTGCGCTCGAGACGGCGCGCGACGCCGAGATCGACGCGAAGGAGGCGCTGAATCTGGCGCTGGCCAAGGCGCGCGAGGAGATCGACGCCGAAGCCGAGGCGGCGCGCCGCGCGGCGGCGGAGCGCGAGGCGCTGGAGGCGCTCGTCGCTTCGTTGAAGGATGAGAAGGCCGAGGGCGAGGCCGCGATCTCGAAGCTGAAAGCCGAGGATGCGGCCAATCTGGCGCTCATCGCCGCGCTTGAGGGCGAGCGCGATGAGGGGCGGGAGCGAATAGCGGAGCTGGAGGCGGCGCGCGAAGCGGCCGCGAACGACGCCGCCGCCAACGCCGAGGCGCGGGACGCGGCGCTGGCGCGGGTCGGTGAACTGACGGCCGAGCTGAACGAGGAGGAGCGGCTGCGTCTCGCCTCTCTCGCGGCCGCCGAGGCGCTGCGCCGGAAATTGCGCGACGCGGATGCGGAACTGACGTCGATGACGCTGGCGTTGGAGGAAAAACGCCGTCAAGCGGAGGAAACGCTGACGCTGCTGGCGGCCGCGGAAGCCGCGAAGCGGGAGCTGGAGGCGGCCCGCGACGACCTCAACGCCGAGTTGAGCGAGCAAGAGAAGGCGAAGGAGCGCGAAAAGGCGCTGCTGGCGCTCGCGCGCTCACGCCTTGCGGAGCGCGAAACGGAGGTTTCCGAACAGGCGAAGGCGCTCGCGCTGCTCAATGAGCAGGCGGCGGAACTGCGCGCGCAACTGGGGCAGCTATCGGCGCAGCTTGGCGCGTCCGAGGCGAAGGATCGCGAATCCGAGGCCGAAATCGCCAATCTTGGCGCGCGGCTCAACGCGGCGCTCGCCCGCGAGGTGCAGCTCAAGGCCCGCGAGGCCGAACGACTCAAGGCGGAGAACGAAAGCCTGGAGAGCTATCGTTCCGAGTTCTTCGGCGAGATGCGCAAGGCGCTCGGCGACCGGCGTGACATCCGCATTGTCGGCGATCGCTTCATCTTCCAGTCGGAGGTTCTGTTCGACACCGGTTCGGCTGAACTCGGGTTCGAAGGCCGGGCCGAGCTTTCCAATCTCGGCGGCGCGCTGCGCGAGGTGATCGACCGGATTCCAGACGGTATCGACTGGTTGCTGGTTGTCGAAGGCCATACTGATGATGTGCCGATCAGCGGCGGGCGCTTCCGCGACAACTGGGAATTGAGCCAGGCGCGGGCGCTTTCGGTCGTGCGCTTCCTCACCGAATTCGAGGATGTGCCGGCTGAACGGCTCGCGGCGCTCGGCTATGGCCAGTTTCAGCCCCTGGATACGCGCGACACGCCGGAGGCGCGGGCGAGGAACCGCCGGATCGAGTTGAAATTCACCGAGAGACCGCCGCGCGGCGGGTGA
- a CDS encoding biopolymer transporter ExbB, whose protein sequence is MVAINRTKTEFEQPVRQILAMLAALAAVGVAAYFLYKPIETVFLANVGLNGLIGGVFLIGLVATFWQVISLIRAVSWIEGFAIDRPGHEFVEPPRLLRSLSTLLRDQRARSALTATSTRSILDTVATRIDESRDITRYIINLLIFLGLLGTFWGLSLTVPEVVNTIRSLKPTAGGGIDFDKLMSGLESQLSGMGTAFASSLLGLAGSLVVGLIELFASRAQNQFFRELEDWLATITRISLATDAADGDQIGAAAMLVEQNSSQISELAGLVAEMVARLEMADEAKDAPQADPEEGARQTALLARIAERLETPQEAAPAGGLDDETQARIRNIDRQLLRLTEELAAGRQDAVGELRAEIGGLSRALTMLAERAGRD, encoded by the coding sequence ATGGTCGCCATTAACCGGACCAAGACGGAATTCGAGCAACCGGTCCGGCAGATCCTCGCGATGCTCGCCGCGCTGGCGGCGGTCGGCGTCGCAGCCTATTTCCTCTACAAGCCGATCGAGACGGTATTCCTCGCCAATGTCGGGTTGAACGGGCTGATCGGAGGGGTGTTCCTCATCGGTCTGGTCGCCACGTTCTGGCAGGTGATCTCGCTCATCCGGGCGGTGAGCTGGATCGAGGGGTTCGCGATCGACCGGCCAGGGCATGAATTCGTCGAACCGCCGCGGCTCTTGCGCTCGCTCTCCACGCTCCTGCGCGACCAGCGGGCGCGCAGCGCGCTGACCGCGACTTCGACCCGCTCGATCCTCGACACCGTGGCGACGCGGATCGACGAGAGCCGCGACATCACGCGCTATATCATCAACCTGCTGATCTTTCTCGGCCTGCTCGGCACGTTCTGGGGGCTTTCGCTGACCGTGCCGGAAGTGGTGAACACGATCCGCTCGCTGAAGCCGACCGCGGGCGGCGGGATCGATTTCGACAAGTTGATGAGCGGGCTGGAGAGCCAGCTGAGCGGCATGGGCACGGCCTTCGCCTCCTCCCTGCTCGGCCTCGCGGGCTCGCTCGTGGTCGGGTTGATCGAATTGTTCGCCTCCCGCGCGCAGAACCAGTTCTTTCGCGAGCTGGAAGACTGGCTGGCGACGATCACCCGGATATCGCTCGCCACCGACGCCGCCGATGGCGACCAGATTGGCGCCGCCGCGATGCTGGTCGAACAGAACTCCAGCCAGATATCCGAACTCGCCGGCCTCGTCGCGGAGATGGTCGCGCGACTGGAGATGGCGGATGAGGCCAAGGACGCCCCGCAGGCCGACCCGGAGGAGGGCGCGCGGCAGACCGCGCTGCTGGCCCGGATCGCCGAACGACTGGAGACGCCGCAGGAGGCGGCCCCCGCCGGCGGCCTTGACGATGAGACGCAGGCGCGCATCCGTAATATCGACCGGCAATTGCTGCGGCTGACCGAGGAGCTGGCCGCCGGCCGTCAGGATGCGGTCGGCGAATTGCGTGCTGAGATCGGCGGGCTCTCACGCGCGCTGACCATGCTCGCCGAACGGGCCGGGCGGGACTGA
- a CDS encoding GNAT family N-acetyltransferase gives MAGGYPRLEPEAPEPLIVRRLSAFDLPAIEAHFMALGAPDRRLRFFGGVGDSGIREHCRRIDWARLVVLGAARGDRLVGVAELALPPRGGAAEAELGLSVDAAERRRGTGARLLAASLALARNRYAGRLTLRCLADNPAMRALAIKFGASLQAHSGEFAGVVAAPWPSLPSLFEEAEVMRAGWLHAVFELNPLPPAAPQSPAFASGKRAA, from the coding sequence ATGGCGGGCGGTTACCCGCGGCTCGAACCGGAGGCGCCGGAGCCGTTGATCGTCCGGCGGCTGTCGGCTTTCGATCTTCCGGCGATCGAGGCGCATTTCATGGCGCTCGGCGCGCCTGATCGCCGATTGCGCTTTTTCGGTGGGGTCGGCGATTCCGGGATCCGGGAGCATTGCCGCCGGATCGACTGGGCGCGCCTTGTCGTGCTCGGCGCAGCGCGTGGCGACCGATTGGTCGGGGTGGCGGAACTTGCGCTGCCGCCGCGCGGCGGAGCGGCCGAGGCGGAGCTCGGGCTGTCGGTGGATGCGGCCGAGCGGCGGCGCGGGACCGGCGCGCGTCTTCTGGCGGCTTCGCTCGCTCTCGCCCGGAACCGTTACGCCGGCCGCCTTACGCTGCGGTGTCTGGCGGATAATCCGGCGATGCGGGCGCTCGCGATCAAATTCGGCGCAAGTCTTCAAGCCCATTCAGGCGAGTTCGCTGGGGTCGTCGCGGCGCCATGGCCGAGCCTTCCGAGCCTCTTCGAGGAAGCGGAGGTCATGCGCGCCGGTTGGCTGCACGCGGTTTTCGAGTTGAACCCACTTCCCCCCGCCGCCCCGCAGAGCCCTGCGTTCGCTTCGGGAAAGCGCGCCGCCTGA
- a CDS encoding RSP_7527 family protein, whose translation MSHASRSEGFGKTPEFLVPDITFEEIDAAMSRARRLRAEAVAAGFAGLWRAPARLFTRRAAPHHVRTSLTALRSSAEILRDNPEIDPAQRRRLVDIVLAEEARLERLIGRYDRSERAA comes from the coding sequence ATGTCGCACGCATCCAGATCCGAGGGTTTCGGGAAGACGCCCGAGTTCCTTGTTCCGGACATCACTTTCGAAGAAATCGATGCGGCCATGTCGCGCGCGAGACGTTTGCGCGCCGAGGCGGTGGCGGCCGGTTTCGCCGGTCTCTGGCGCGCGCCGGCGCGGCTTTTCACGCGGCGCGCGGCGCCGCATCATGTCCGGACATCGCTCACGGCGCTCCGGTCGTCGGCCGAGATTCTGCGGGATAACCCGGAAATCGACCCGGCCCAGCGCCGACGGCTCGTCGATATCGTCCTCGCCGAGGAGGCGCGGCTCGAACGCCTGATCGGCCGGTACGATCGATCGGAACGCGCCGCCTGA
- a CDS encoding inositol monophosphatase family protein: MIKAARRAARGLNRDFGEVENLQVSMKGAGDFVSRADIKAEQVIRDVLMEARPAYGWLGEESAAAEAEDGMHRWLVDPLDGTTNFLHGLPHWAVSIALERKGEIISAVVFDPVKDEMFTAEKGQGAWMNDRRLRVSGRRDMIEMIFGTGVPFADSKHLPKSLREFSLLLPRCAGVRRWGAASLDLAYVAAGRLDGFWERGIQPWDVAAGSLLVREAGGLIGALDGPGDPVNDGRIIAANAEVFERLGEILAEA, encoded by the coding sequence ATGATCAAAGCCGCGCGGCGCGCCGCGCGCGGCCTCAACCGCGATTTCGGAGAGGTGGAGAACCTTCAGGTCTCGATGAAGGGAGCGGGAGATTTCGTCTCCCGCGCCGACATCAAGGCCGAACAGGTCATTCGCGACGTGCTGATGGAGGCGCGCCCCGCCTATGGCTGGCTGGGTGAAGAGAGCGCCGCGGCCGAGGCCGAAGACGGGATGCATCGCTGGCTCGTGGATCCCCTCGACGGGACGACGAATTTTCTTCACGGCCTGCCGCACTGGGCGGTCTCCATCGCGCTGGAGCGCAAGGGAGAGATCATTTCCGCCGTGGTGTTCGACCCGGTCAAGGATGAGATGTTCACCGCCGAAAAGGGGCAAGGGGCGTGGATGAACGACCGGCGCCTCCGCGTTTCGGGCCGGCGTGACATGATCGAGATGATTTTCGGCACCGGCGTTCCCTTCGCCGATTCCAAGCACCTGCCGAAATCGCTGCGCGAGTTCTCCCTGCTTCTGCCGCGCTGCGCCGGAGTCCGGCGCTGGGGCGCCGCCTCGCTCGACCTCGCCTATGTCGCCGCGGGGCGGCTCGACGGGTTCTGGGAGCGCGGCATCCAGCCCTGGGATGTCGCCGCCGGATCGCTGCTGGTGCGCGAGGCGGGCGGGTTGATCGGCGCTCTCGACGGGCCGGGCGACCCGGTCAATGACGGTCGCATCATCGCCGCGAACGCCGAGGTGTTCGAACGGCTGGGCGAAATTCTCGCCGAGGCCTGA
- a CDS encoding cupin domain-containing protein translates to MSSAREPATPEQMIDNDRVRVTRWSFNPGAATGWHVHEYDYIVTPIIGSAVTIVDGEGRETAVEMVAGVSYFREAGVAHDVINAGPGPLVFVETELKEART, encoded by the coding sequence ATGTCGAGCGCGCGTGAACCGGCGACCCCGGAGCAGATGATCGACAACGACCGGGTGCGGGTGACGCGGTGGTCGTTCAACCCCGGCGCCGCGACCGGCTGGCATGTCCATGAATACGATTACATCGTCACGCCCATCATCGGTTCGGCGGTGACCATCGTCGACGGGGAAGGCCGCGAGACCGCTGTCGAGATGGTCGCCGGCGTTTCCTATTTCCGCGAAGCGGGCGTCGCGCATGATGTGATAAACGCCGGGCCGGGACCGCTCGTCTTCGTGGAGACGGAACTGAAAGAGGCGCGGACGTGA
- the efp gene encoding elongation factor P, giving the protein MKINGNEIRPGNIIEHNDGLWIAVKTAHVKPGKGGAFAQVELKNIRNGSKLNERFRSADKVERVRLDQKDQQFLYESDGMLVFMDSETFEQTEIPADILGDRRPFLQDGMTVTVEFYEEEALSCTLPEKVTCEISETEPVVKGQTAANSFKPAVLENGVRVLVPPFVGQGEKIVVNTETAEYVERA; this is encoded by the coding sequence ATGAAGATCAACGGCAACGAAATCCGTCCCGGCAACATCATCGAGCACAATGATGGTCTCTGGATCGCCGTGAAGACGGCGCATGTGAAGCCCGGCAAGGGCGGCGCCTTCGCGCAGGTCGAGCTGAAGAACATCCGGAACGGCTCCAAGCTCAACGAGCGCTTCCGCTCGGCCGACAAGGTCGAGCGGGTCCGGCTCGATCAGAAGGATCAGCAGTTTCTCTACGAGAGCGACGGGATGCTGGTCTTCATGGACTCGGAAACCTTCGAACAGACCGAGATTCCCGCCGATATCCTCGGCGACCGGCGGCCCTTCCTTCAGGACGGGATGACCGTGACGGTGGAGTTTTACGAGGAGGAGGCGCTTTCCTGCACACTCCCCGAGAAGGTCACCTGCGAGATCAGCGAGACCGAGCCGGTGGTGAAGGGCCAGACCGCCGCGAACAGCTTCAAGCCGGCGGTGCTGGAGAACGGCGTCCGCGTCCTCGTCCCGCCCTTTGTCGGTCAGGGCGAAAAGATTGTCGTCAATACGGAGACAGCCGAATATGTCGAGCGCGCGTGA
- a CDS encoding carboxypeptidase M32 — MSFASLLSHLRQTAALEQTAGLLSWDQEAMMPVKGAAQRAELAGAMAAVIHARNADPRIPEWIAAIDRRALSEFDAANLREAERAYRLATRIPARLAEESAKAASEGHRVWAAARAAKDFQAFAPALKQILALKREEAACLAEGDGPDALYDALLDQFEPGAKTADIGPMLEGMRPRLTALRAAIAEKPAPKAPEGAFASARQLSLAKTVARRIGYDLEAGRIDLVVHPFCSGTGGDVRITTRVDEADPFNCLYSTIHETGHALYAQGAADPFLPAADYCSMAVHESQSRFWENWVGRSRPFAEWLHPVMVEAFGETGLDGPDALYAAANRVETGFIRTEADEAHYNLHVLLRFELERDLISGALEVDALEAEWNARFRRDFGLTPPDAALGALQDVHWSAGLFGYFPTYALGNVYAACLDAAMRTALPGRDEMLRTAETGPILAWLREKIHVRGRALAAPALIEEATGAPPSAAPLLDHLEAKFGALYDL, encoded by the coding sequence ATGTCCTTCGCCTCCCTCCTCTCCCATCTTCGCCAGACCGCCGCGCTGGAGCAGACGGCGGGGCTGCTCTCCTGGGATCAGGAGGCGATGATGCCGGTGAAAGGCGCCGCGCAACGGGCGGAACTGGCCGGGGCGATGGCGGCGGTGATCCACGCGCGCAACGCCGATCCGCGCATCCCTGAGTGGATCGCGGCGATCGACCGCCGCGCGCTATCGGAATTCGACGCGGCGAATCTCCGCGAGGCGGAGCGGGCCTATCGCCTGGCGACCCGCATTCCGGCGCGGCTGGCGGAAGAAAGCGCGAAAGCGGCGTCGGAAGGGCATCGCGTCTGGGCCGCCGCGCGGGCGGCGAAGGACTTTCAGGCCTTCGCCCCTGCCCTGAAGCAGATCCTGGCGCTGAAGCGGGAGGAGGCCGCCTGTCTCGCGGAAGGGGACGGGCCGGACGCGCTCTACGACGCGCTGCTCGATCAGTTCGAACCCGGCGCAAAGACCGCCGATATCGGCCCAATGCTGGAGGGGATGCGCCCGCGCCTCACCGCGCTCCGCGCCGCGATCGCCGAGAAACCCGCCCCGAAAGCGCCCGAAGGCGCCTTCGCGTCGGCGCGGCAACTCAGCCTTGCGAAGACGGTGGCGCGGCGCATCGGCTACGATTTGGAGGCCGGACGGATCGACCTCGTGGTTCACCCCTTCTGTTCCGGGACCGGCGGCGATGTCCGTATCACCACGCGCGTGGACGAGGCGGACCCTTTCAACTGCCTCTACTCGACCATTCACGAGACCGGCCACGCGCTCTATGCGCAGGGCGCGGCCGATCCGTTCCTGCCGGCGGCCGACTATTGCTCGATGGCGGTGCATGAAAGCCAGTCCCGGTTCTGGGAGAACTGGGTCGGGCGTTCACGCCCGTTCGCAGAGTGGCTGCATCCCGTGATGGTGGAGGCGTTCGGCGAAACCGGACTCGACGGGCCGGACGCGCTCTACGCCGCCGCCAACCGCGTCGAGACCGGCTTCATCCGCACCGAGGCGGACGAGGCGCATTACAATCTCCATGTCCTGCTGCGGTTCGAACTGGAGCGCGATCTCATCTCCGGGGCGCTGGAGGTGGATGCGCTGGAGGCGGAATGGAACGCGCGCTTCCGGCGCGATTTCGGGCTGACGCCGCCCGACGCCGCGCTTGGCGCGCTGCAGGACGTGCACTGGTCGGCCGGGCTCTTCGGCTATTTCCCGACCTATGCGCTCGGCAACGTCTACGCCGCCTGTCTCGACGCCGCGATGCGAACGGCGCTTCCGGGGCGCGACGAGATGCTGCGCACGGCTGAGACCGGGCCGATCCTCGCCTGGCTGCGCGAGAAGATCCACGTCAGGGGACGGGCGTTGGCCGCCCCGGCGCTGATCGAGGAGGCGACGGGCGCGCCGCCCTCCGCGGCGCCCCTTCTCGATCATCTCGAAGCGAAATTCGGGGCGCTCTATGACCTCTGA
- a CDS encoding SlyX family protein — protein sequence MTSERFESLEIALAHAEAEIADLSETCSRQWAEIDALKHQIAKLTRSLEAMAAEPEDAPDPDQRPPHY from the coding sequence ATGACCTCTGAGCGCTTCGAGTCGCTGGAGATCGCGCTCGCTCACGCCGAGGCGGAGATCGCCGACCTTTCCGAGACCTGCTCCCGGCAATGGGCGGAGATCGACGCGCTGAAACATCAGATCGCGAAACTGACCCGCTCGCTGGAGGCGATGGCGGCGGAGCCGGAGGACGCCCCCGATCCCGATCAGCGCCCACCGCACTACTGA
- a CDS encoding LysR family transcriptional regulator: protein MPHNGSWDDLRVALAVADAGSVNAAAKALGLNHATVLRRINAFERRRGFTLFERSARGASVAPSAAAMIERLRAVEAAIDGFERAAAGADGRLSGSLRLTSTDSLVVSLLPPHLAAFRAAYPKMSVTLAATNARLDLGRLDAEMTVRPAQALPENLVGERVGAMRMRVWGSAAYLSAHPSGDPADHVWLGVSELLSRSPVHEWQQLLPKSRIAFRADSFVTLAALARDGIGLACIPDCLATGLTRAAAFSETFETGVWVAAHRDLAETPRILACRRFFAAALRADPVLRAQ from the coding sequence TTGCCGCACAACGGAAGCTGGGATGATCTACGCGTCGCGCTTGCGGTCGCGGATGCGGGTTCGGTGAACGCCGCCGCGAAGGCGCTGGGCCTCAACCACGCTACTGTTCTGCGCCGGATCAACGCGTTCGAGCGCCGTCGCGGCTTCACCCTGTTCGAGCGGAGCGCGCGGGGCGCCAGCGTCGCGCCCTCCGCCGCCGCGATGATTGAGAGGCTTCGCGCGGTCGAAGCCGCCATCGACGGGTTCGAGCGGGCGGCGGCCGGCGCGGACGGCCGGCTTTCCGGCTCGCTCAGGCTGACTTCGACCGATTCGCTCGTCGTTTCGCTCCTGCCGCCGCATCTCGCGGCGTTCCGGGCCGCCTATCCCAAGATGAGCGTGACGCTGGCGGCGACCAACGCGCGGCTCGATCTCGGCCGGCTCGACGCCGAGATGACCGTGCGCCCGGCGCAGGCGCTGCCCGAGAATCTAGTCGGCGAGCGGGTGGGCGCCATGCGGATGCGGGTCTGGGGCTCGGCGGCGTATCTCTCGGCGCATCCCTCGGGCGATCCGGCCGATCACGTCTGGCTGGGCGTGTCCGAACTGCTTTCGCGGTCTCCGGTTCATGAATGGCAGCAGTTGCTGCCCAAATCGCGCATCGCGTTTCGCGCGGACAGTTTCGTCACGCTCGCGGCGCTGGCGCGCGATGGGATCGGCCTCGCGTGTATCCCCGACTGTCTCGCCACGGGGCTCACGCGGGCCGCCGCGTTCAGCGAGACGTTCGAGACGGGCGTCTGGGTCGCCGCGCATCGGGACCTGGCGGAGACCCCGCGCATCCTGGCCTGCCGGCGTTTTTTCGCGGCGGCGCTGCGCGCCGACCCGGTTCTTCGAGCTCAGTAG
- a CDS encoding c-type cytochrome produces MIGDFVKFSLAAVVALGAGAAMAQDVSKAVSARQSLMKLNAHYIGQLGAMAKGEVEYDSEQAKAAAESLAAVAALDQGAMWPAGSDSDTLGEEATEALPVIWTSYPAITENIDALADATANLAAVAGDGLEALRGGIGPVGKACGACHKEYRVPKN; encoded by the coding sequence ATGATCGGAGATTTCGTGAAATTCAGCCTGGCCGCGGTGGTCGCGCTTGGCGCTGGCGCAGCCATGGCCCAGGACGTCTCGAAGGCGGTGTCGGCGCGGCAATCGCTGATGAAGCTCAACGCCCACTATATCGGCCAGCTCGGCGCGATGGCGAAAGGCGAGGTCGAGTACGATTCCGAGCAGGCGAAAGCGGCGGCGGAGTCGCTGGCCGCGGTCGCGGCGCTGGATCAGGGCGCGATGTGGCCCGCCGGCTCGGACAGCGATACGCTGGGCGAGGAGGCGACCGAAGCGCTCCCGGTGATCTGGACAAGCTATCCGGCGATCACCGAAAACATCGACGCGCTCGCTGACGCGACCGCGAATCTGGCTGCGGTCGCGGGCGACGGGCTGGAAGCGCTGCGCGGAGGGATCGGACCGGTCGGAAAGGCCTGCGGCGCCTGCCACAAGGAATACCGCGTCCCGAAAAACTGA